A genome region from bacterium includes the following:
- a CDS encoding Gfo/Idh/MocA family oxidoreductase, with amino-acid sequence MKKILTEENITRRDFLRAGTGVVAAGAVGLAALGAPAILSAQNVNSKISLAMIGTGSRGCSIIQAIKDLPDTQFTDLCDVYPPHIKQGVDQLGDPKVRTWEAWEKVLEQKDVDAVIVSPPLFLHVPISTAALDAGKHVFSEKSQGLTVKQLNQMRDAVKAHPDKVYLVGYQSRLNEAMTESKRLVAEGSIGKPVMFYCHFDRNQTWKRDDVEPKWERVLNWRLYKEYCGGLLTEVTSHEMDQVLDLLGTMPTDATFHGSIEVYKDGREHHDNVMGTWMMEDGVIGVGTGSLTSSTMGMGWSLLGTHGSIESAGGELRLYWEKDVRHLDSFGIKHKFTAVKLGQSLDTTGSMKSNPGKVLQFKVDGDYDLATAREFTHFYDCIKNGTKPIMDVESTRKSSISALMAYTSSMEGGRRVTREELEAQG; translated from the coding sequence ATGAAGAAAATTCTGACCGAAGAGAATATCACGCGGCGCGATTTCCTGCGCGCCGGCACCGGAGTCGTGGCGGCCGGCGCGGTCGGACTGGCCGCCCTTGGCGCCCCGGCTATCCTGAGCGCCCAGAACGTGAACAGCAAGATCAGCCTGGCCATGATCGGCACGGGCAGCCGCGGCTGCTCGATCATCCAGGCGATCAAGGACCTGCCGGACACCCAGTTCACCGACCTGTGCGATGTCTACCCGCCGCACATCAAACAGGGCGTGGACCAGCTCGGCGACCCCAAGGTGCGCACCTGGGAGGCCTGGGAGAAAGTGCTGGAGCAGAAAGACGTGGACGCGGTGATTGTGTCGCCCCCGTTGTTCCTGCACGTGCCGATCAGCACGGCCGCGCTGGATGCCGGCAAGCACGTGTTCAGCGAGAAAAGCCAGGGCCTCACGGTCAAGCAGCTCAACCAGATGCGCGACGCGGTCAAAGCCCACCCGGACAAGGTCTACCTCGTGGGCTACCAGAGCCGCCTGAACGAGGCGATGACCGAGAGCAAGCGCCTGGTGGCCGAGGGCTCCATCGGCAAACCGGTGATGTTCTACTGCCATTTCGACCGCAACCAGACCTGGAAACGGGACGACGTGGAACCCAAATGGGAGCGCGTGCTCAACTGGCGCTTGTATAAGGAATACTGCGGCGGCCTTCTCACCGAGGTGACCTCGCACGAGATGGACCAGGTCCTGGACCTGCTGGGCACCATGCCCACGGACGCCACGTTCCACGGCAGCATCGAGGTGTACAAGGACGGGCGCGAGCACCACGACAACGTGATGGGCACCTGGATGATGGAGGACGGGGTGATCGGCGTGGGCACCGGTTCGCTCACCAGCAGCACCATGGGCATGGGCTGGTCCCTGCTGGGCACCCACGGCAGCATCGAGAGCGCGGGCGGCGAACTGCGCCTGTACTGGGAGAAGGACGTGCGCCATCTGGACTCGTTCGGGATCAAGCACAAGTTCACCGCGGTCAAGCTCGGCCAGAGCCTCGACACCACCGGCAGCATGAAAAGCAATCCCGGCAAGGTGCTGCAGTTCAAGGTGGACGGTGACTACGACCTGGCCACGGCCCGCGAGTTCACCCATTTCTACGACTGTATCAAGAACGGGACCAAGCCGATCATGGACGTGGAGAGCACCCGCAAGTCCTCGATCTCGGCCCTGATGGCCTATACCTCCTCGATGGAGGGCGGCCGCCGCGTGACCCGCGAGGAACTGGAAGCCCAGGGTTGA
- the thrH gene encoding bifunctional phosphoserine phosphatase/homoserine phosphotransferase ThrH, with the protein MSLVTCLDLEGVLVPEVWINVAEKTGIEQLRLTTRDINDYDKLMRMRLDILAQHKLKLADIQAVIRSLDPLEGALDFINELRRVCQVIILSDTFYEFADPLMEMLGRPTLFCNKLVVDGNGMVTDYRLRQKDGKRMAVKALHSLQFKVVASGDSYNDTGMLSEADAGVLFCPPENVIREFPQFPVTRTYAELRAQIGKHLG; encoded by the coding sequence ATGTCGCTCGTTACCTGCCTCGACCTGGAAGGCGTGCTGGTGCCGGAGGTCTGGATCAATGTGGCCGAAAAAACCGGCATCGAGCAGTTGCGCCTGACCACCCGGGACATCAATGACTACGATAAGCTGATGCGCATGCGGCTGGATATCCTGGCCCAGCACAAGCTCAAGCTGGCCGATATCCAGGCCGTGATCCGCAGCCTCGACCCGCTGGAGGGGGCGCTCGACTTTATCAACGAGCTGCGCCGGGTCTGCCAGGTTATCATCCTCTCGGATACGTTCTACGAGTTCGCCGACCCGCTGATGGAAATGCTGGGCCGTCCCACCCTGTTCTGCAACAAGCTGGTGGTGGACGGCAACGGCATGGTGACCGATTACCGCCTGCGGCAGAAGGACGGCAAGCGCATGGCGGTCAAGGCCCTGCACTCGCTTCAGTTCAAGGTGGTGGCCTCGGGCGACTCGTACAACGACACCGGCATGCTGAGCGAGGCGGACGCCGGGGTGCTGTTCTGCCCGCCGGAGAACGTGATCCGCGAGTTCCCGCAGTTCCCGGTCACCCGGACCTACGCCGAGCTACGCGCCCAGATCGGCAAGCACCTGGGCTGA